The Pelodiscus sinensis isolate JC-2024 chromosome 4, ASM4963464v1, whole genome shotgun sequence genomic sequence TCACAACACTGCTCACTATAATGAAGCATGCAAAGGCAAACATCACCATCTCATTTATGCGGGTATCAGAGCATGAGAGCGCCAACATTGGAGGCATGTCACAGAAGAAATGATTGATGATCGCAGACTTGCAGAATGACAGCTGAAATGTATAGTATGTGTTTGTCACTGCATCTGTCAATGCCACCCCATAcactccagccaccagcaggTTACAAAGCCACCTGGACATGGTGATCCTATAGAGCAatgggttacagatggccacataacggtcatatgccatcacagccagcaagagacactcaatgtcttgaaaaaagaaacataaaCACATTTGCACAGCACAGGCAGCATGAGAAATGCTTTTCCTCTTGGTTAAGAAATTCTGCAGCATTTTAGGAGCAATCACTGAGGaatagcagagatcacagaaagacaGATTCccaaggaaaaagtacatgggggtgtggagtcggggGTCAATCTTAATTAATAAGATCATCACCCCGTTCCACACCATGGTGACaacataaatcagtaggaacaacacaaacagagggacctgcagctccagacgatctgtcagtcctgagagaatgaatTCAGTGACTtccgagtgatttccctcttccatctgcTCTGAGGATAGATCAGGCAGCTACTGTGATGTGGTGGGTTCTGTAAACCTATCCCTTCTCTGTACCAAGGTAAATGAAGGAAAATAGACGCCAATATGATCTTGAAGAAGGGTTTAGTCCACAGAGCCAGCTGTTCACAGCTGATCATTCCTGTTGTTCCATACAATGAGCACACTGTATACATACAAGGACATACAGGTTAATCATACCACACACAGGAACACTTCTGTTCATTAATCTGAGACGCAAACAAGAACTTGTGACTACTGTGAAAGTGTCAGGGTGAATATCATCTCACTTGGACAAGATTATTGCTTAGCTTTATGTGTGAGATTAATGTGTGTCAATCTTCCCACCCTCTTTTGGCAAAGGGAGCTTTTTGGCTTGGTGTGTGCGTTAGGGGTTACATTTTTGTGCTGTGCTAATTAAGCTTTTCGGCATCTGAAAATGGCGTTGAATGAAAACCCAGAGAAAGCACTAACTTCTGTGACTTTGTAATTGCCTATTTTTTCCAAACAAAGAGACTTTTCCTTCACTTTGAGTGGTTGGATCTGGGCTGAGGTATGTTGTGTTAGAGACCTTCAATTTAAATCCTGCTGATCACTCTGGTGTCTCTATGGGTGTGTGGCTGTAAGACAGGACAATAGCACGTACCTGCTGAAAAGAGAGAGACATGGTGGTGTTTCCCCATTGACAGAAACTGTCAGTTTGGCACATTCAGGAAGTTTTATACTGAGATCTGGGAACGACGAAGCCTTATTCCTGAAGCAACTGGGAATACCCGAGCTGAGAGAGACACTACACCTCATTAATGAGCTCAGGGAACCAAAGCCACCATTGGGGTTACTCATACCTAGGGAATTAATTTGGGCCACTCTTTCTTCCTAGTGTTACTAAATGATGCAATTTGTGTCAGAGTTATTGAGTTTGAGGCTAGGGATATATGGCTTCCTACTGCTTTCCGTTCACGAAGGGTAC encodes the following:
- the LOC102450201 gene encoding olfactory receptor 8U9-like, giving the protein MEEGNHSEVTEFILSGLTDRLELQVPLFVLFLLIYVVTMVWNGVMILLIKIDPRLHTPMYFFLGNLSFCDLCYSSVIAPKMLQNFLTKRKSISHAACAVQMCLCFFFQDIECLLLAVMAYDRYVAICNPLLYRITMSRWLCNLLVAGVYGVALTDAVTNTYYTFQLSFCKSAIINHFFCDMPPMLALSCSDTRINEMVMFAFACFIIVSSVVTVLLSYVYIISTILRIQSAKGRRKAFSTCTCHLTAVAMFHGTLLFMYFRPSSSYSMDTDKIASLFYTLVIPMLNPLIYSLRNTEVKGALRKGMNKFQRIS